A window from Cryptomeria japonica chromosome 1, Sugi_1.0, whole genome shotgun sequence encodes these proteins:
- the LOC131052279 gene encoding uncharacterized protein LOC131052279 isoform X1 — protein MAGLLHWVEQKATPLNIKRENNCGTHGCLTFYHAFYFIIVTISTVGYGDITMNSDWGRAVSLLTILIALFILPVQINKIMELASRRPYGGKFVVQKVVGSRFVIISGNLSYRTVQDFLSEFYHPSHDKDMQAFPLRVVIMAPYKPSFEMKTLLAHYKGHVEFIEGTPLNEFDLDRVSAKMASAVFLMADQQAVNADAEDAAQFVRTLSVHRHCGTGVRVIVEMFKPGNQDSAILDDVGDEIEIVCPEAIRFQLLAQSCHVKGLPTFLTNLFKSGLGVSTIGSEQHWMQQYSDGLKQEVFPVILPPCFHAEGFLFEEAAEVVYRKLHVILFGLDILMDDSREVVLYPKGHQILSSDIGLVIAEDLWAAQEVSKFGHQATLFCWKQIPKYTYCIGSNKKDSIQDRMLLEEIKKQRSSKITIPADLATSDSSISYNDGSRNLSSVGSGLPTRSTYRSEHQSTIGKIISASHEDNQSLSDSLFHKNISNAGLQNLFSLEEAIDIATSWPPQQKWEKPDPSVLERRVNAIMENLCSRTMSVVELNVPHILLCILEKWPINLFYFISHLRMSDLPNPPVVILHPTEPVASEWGCVGMFQDVYFVKGSPLYELDLVRAGVMQAERIIILAKRSYEEEIKGESNQSSITEAFLDINNILIAATIERLLRPTRDRIIVELQEEAAIHYLRPKLRITSKMFENGIYARNRASDYMFSPPYIEGKGFSPAALNFLMYATFFNRNAVNIVEKFLSVGVNVAGNQAFVGKLDQLPIPKGYVGRTFMELFVEVLQEYILVLGLHRPAGTHNSIVSYVYTNPRPEEILVVGDLMFVIKP, from the exons ATGGCTGGTCTGCTACATTGGGTCGAGCAAAAAGCCACCCCACTTAATATCAAGAGAGAGAACAATTGTGGCACTCACGGATGTTTAACATTTTATCATGCCTTCTACTTTATTATTGTTACG ATTTCAACTGTGGGATATGGTGATATTACAATGAATTCAGATTGGGGCCGTGCTGTTTCGTTGCTTACCATATTGATAGCCTTATTCATTTTACCTGTACAGATTAATAAAATCATGGAGCTTGCGTCACGAAG GCCATATGGGGGAAAATTTGTTGTGCAAAAAGTTGTTGGTTCACGATTTGTTATAATCAGTGGAAATTTATCATATCGAACTGTACAGGATTTTCTTTCAGAGTTCTATCATCCTTCTCATGATAAAG ATATGCAAGCATTTCCTCTTAGGGTTGTGATTATGGCTCCATATAAACCCTC ATTTGAGATGAAGACCCTCCTAGCACATTATAAAGGTCACGTAGAATTTATTGAGGGCACACCTTTGAATGAATTCGACCTTGATCGTGTTAGTGCTAAGATGGCTTCAGCTGTATTCTTAATGGCAGATCAACAGGCTGTG AATGCTGATGCAGAGGATGCAGCACAGTTTGTTCGTACATTGAGTGTACATCGACACTGTGGCACAGGGGTTCGAGTTATTGTAGAGATGTTCAAACCTGGGAATCAGGACAGTGCCATTTTAGATGATGTAGGAGATGAAATTGAGATTGTGTGTCCAGAAGCCATTCGTTTTCAGCTGCTTGCTCAAAG CTGCCATGTCAAAGGGCTGCCAACCTTTTTGACAAATCTGTTCAAGTCTGGATTGGGTGTCTCTACTATTGGATCTGAACAACACTGGATGCAGCAATATTCAGATGGTCTTAAGCAGGAAGTGTTTCCAGTGATATTGCCTCCTTGCTTTCATGCAGAAGGGTTTCTTTTCGAAGAG GCTGCAGAGGTGGTTTACAGGAAACTTCATGTTATCCTATTTGGTCTTGACATTCTGATGGACGATTCAAGGGAAGTAGTTCTGTACCCAAAAGGGCACCAGATTTTGTCTTCTGATATTGGCTTAGTTATTGCTGAAGACCTTTGGGCTGCACAGGAAGTTTCTAAATTTGGACACCAAGCTACTTTGTTTTGCTGGAAGCAGATACCCAAGTATACATATTGCATAGGTTCCAATAAAAAAGACTCCATACAAGACAGAATGCTCTTGGAAGAAATTAAGAAGCAAAGATCTTCTAAAATAACAATACCTGCAGATCTGGCAACTTCGGATTCTTCAATCAGTTATAATGATGGTAGCAGGAACTTGAGTTCTGTAGGTTCTGGATTGCCCACAAGGTCGACATAcagaagtgaacatcagagcacGATAGGAAAGATTATTTCTGCCAGCCATGAGGATAATCAATCACTGAGTGATTCCCTTtttcacaaaaatatttctaaTGCAGGTTTACAGAACCTATTTTCATTGGAGGAAGCAATAGATATTGCAACAAGTTGGCCACCACAACAGAAGTGGGAGAAACCTGATCCGTCAGTCCTGGAACGAAGGGTTAATGCCATAATGGAAAACCTGTGTTCCAGAACCATGTCAGTAGTTGAGCTGAATGTGCCACATATTTTGTTGTGTATCCTGGAAAAGTGGCCTATTAACCTTTTCTATTTCATTAGCCATCTTAGAATGTCAGATCTACCAAATCCACCAGTGGTTATTTTACATCCCACAGAACCAGTTGCTTCTGAATGGGGGTGTGTTGGAATGTTCCAAGATGTTTATTTTGTAAAAGGGTCACCATTGTATGAGCTAGATCTGGTTCGAGCAGGTGTCATGCAAGCAG AAAGAATAATTATATTGGCAAAACGCAGCTATGAGGAGGAAATTAAAGGTGAAAGCAATCAGTCCTCTATAACAGAAGCTTTTCTTGATATAAATAACATTTTGATAGCTGCAACCATTGAACGCCTTCTTCGGCCAACAAGGGACCGCATTATTGTTGAACTACAGGAGGAAGCTGCAATTCATTACTTGAGACCTAAGCTTCGTATAACTAGCAAAATGTTTGAAAATGGCATTTATGCTAGGAACCGGGCTTCAGACTACATGTTTTCACCCCCATATATTGAGGGAAAGGGTTTCAGTCCTGCTGCACTCAATTTTTTGat GTATGCTACATTTTTTAATCGTAATGCAGTTAATATAGTAGAGAAGTTCTTATCAGTCGGAGTAAACGTAGCAGGTAATCAAGCATTTGTTGGAAAACTTGACCAGCTTCCAATCCCAAAAGGGTATGTGGGGAGAACATTCATGGAACTCTTCGTAGAGGTTTTGCAAGAATATATTCTTGTATTGGGCCTTCACAGGCCAGCAGGGACACACAACTCGATTGTTTCATATGTCTATACCAATCCACGACCTGAGGAGATATTGGTAGTGGGAGATTTAATGTTTGTGATAAAGCCATAG
- the LOC131052279 gene encoding uncharacterized protein LOC131052279 isoform X2: MAGLLHWVEQKATPLNIKRENNCGTHGCLTFYHAFYFIIVTINKIMELASRRPYGGKFVVQKVVGSRFVIISGNLSYRTVQDFLSEFYHPSHDKDMQAFPLRVVIMAPYKPSFEMKTLLAHYKGHVEFIEGTPLNEFDLDRVSAKMASAVFLMADQQAVNADAEDAAQFVRTLSVHRHCGTGVRVIVEMFKPGNQDSAILDDVGDEIEIVCPEAIRFQLLAQSCHVKGLPTFLTNLFKSGLGVSTIGSEQHWMQQYSDGLKQEVFPVILPPCFHAEGFLFEEAAEVVYRKLHVILFGLDILMDDSREVVLYPKGHQILSSDIGLVIAEDLWAAQEVSKFGHQATLFCWKQIPKYTYCIGSNKKDSIQDRMLLEEIKKQRSSKITIPADLATSDSSISYNDGSRNLSSVGSGLPTRSTYRSEHQSTIGKIISASHEDNQSLSDSLFHKNISNAGLQNLFSLEEAIDIATSWPPQQKWEKPDPSVLERRVNAIMENLCSRTMSVVELNVPHILLCILEKWPINLFYFISHLRMSDLPNPPVVILHPTEPVASEWGCVGMFQDVYFVKGSPLYELDLVRAGVMQAERIIILAKRSYEEEIKGESNQSSITEAFLDINNILIAATIERLLRPTRDRIIVELQEEAAIHYLRPKLRITSKMFENGIYARNRASDYMFSPPYIEGKGFSPAALNFLMYATFFNRNAVNIVEKFLSVGVNVAGNQAFVGKLDQLPIPKGYVGRTFMELFVEVLQEYILVLGLHRPAGTHNSIVSYVYTNPRPEEILVVGDLMFVIKP, from the exons ATGGCTGGTCTGCTACATTGGGTCGAGCAAAAAGCCACCCCACTTAATATCAAGAGAGAGAACAATTGTGGCACTCACGGATGTTTAACATTTTATCATGCCTTCTACTTTATTATTGTTACG ATTAATAAAATCATGGAGCTTGCGTCACGAAG GCCATATGGGGGAAAATTTGTTGTGCAAAAAGTTGTTGGTTCACGATTTGTTATAATCAGTGGAAATTTATCATATCGAACTGTACAGGATTTTCTTTCAGAGTTCTATCATCCTTCTCATGATAAAG ATATGCAAGCATTTCCTCTTAGGGTTGTGATTATGGCTCCATATAAACCCTC ATTTGAGATGAAGACCCTCCTAGCACATTATAAAGGTCACGTAGAATTTATTGAGGGCACACCTTTGAATGAATTCGACCTTGATCGTGTTAGTGCTAAGATGGCTTCAGCTGTATTCTTAATGGCAGATCAACAGGCTGTG AATGCTGATGCAGAGGATGCAGCACAGTTTGTTCGTACATTGAGTGTACATCGACACTGTGGCACAGGGGTTCGAGTTATTGTAGAGATGTTCAAACCTGGGAATCAGGACAGTGCCATTTTAGATGATGTAGGAGATGAAATTGAGATTGTGTGTCCAGAAGCCATTCGTTTTCAGCTGCTTGCTCAAAG CTGCCATGTCAAAGGGCTGCCAACCTTTTTGACAAATCTGTTCAAGTCTGGATTGGGTGTCTCTACTATTGGATCTGAACAACACTGGATGCAGCAATATTCAGATGGTCTTAAGCAGGAAGTGTTTCCAGTGATATTGCCTCCTTGCTTTCATGCAGAAGGGTTTCTTTTCGAAGAG GCTGCAGAGGTGGTTTACAGGAAACTTCATGTTATCCTATTTGGTCTTGACATTCTGATGGACGATTCAAGGGAAGTAGTTCTGTACCCAAAAGGGCACCAGATTTTGTCTTCTGATATTGGCTTAGTTATTGCTGAAGACCTTTGGGCTGCACAGGAAGTTTCTAAATTTGGACACCAAGCTACTTTGTTTTGCTGGAAGCAGATACCCAAGTATACATATTGCATAGGTTCCAATAAAAAAGACTCCATACAAGACAGAATGCTCTTGGAAGAAATTAAGAAGCAAAGATCTTCTAAAATAACAATACCTGCAGATCTGGCAACTTCGGATTCTTCAATCAGTTATAATGATGGTAGCAGGAACTTGAGTTCTGTAGGTTCTGGATTGCCCACAAGGTCGACATAcagaagtgaacatcagagcacGATAGGAAAGATTATTTCTGCCAGCCATGAGGATAATCAATCACTGAGTGATTCCCTTtttcacaaaaatatttctaaTGCAGGTTTACAGAACCTATTTTCATTGGAGGAAGCAATAGATATTGCAACAAGTTGGCCACCACAACAGAAGTGGGAGAAACCTGATCCGTCAGTCCTGGAACGAAGGGTTAATGCCATAATGGAAAACCTGTGTTCCAGAACCATGTCAGTAGTTGAGCTGAATGTGCCACATATTTTGTTGTGTATCCTGGAAAAGTGGCCTATTAACCTTTTCTATTTCATTAGCCATCTTAGAATGTCAGATCTACCAAATCCACCAGTGGTTATTTTACATCCCACAGAACCAGTTGCTTCTGAATGGGGGTGTGTTGGAATGTTCCAAGATGTTTATTTTGTAAAAGGGTCACCATTGTATGAGCTAGATCTGGTTCGAGCAGGTGTCATGCAAGCAG AAAGAATAATTATATTGGCAAAACGCAGCTATGAGGAGGAAATTAAAGGTGAAAGCAATCAGTCCTCTATAACAGAAGCTTTTCTTGATATAAATAACATTTTGATAGCTGCAACCATTGAACGCCTTCTTCGGCCAACAAGGGACCGCATTATTGTTGAACTACAGGAGGAAGCTGCAATTCATTACTTGAGACCTAAGCTTCGTATAACTAGCAAAATGTTTGAAAATGGCATTTATGCTAGGAACCGGGCTTCAGACTACATGTTTTCACCCCCATATATTGAGGGAAAGGGTTTCAGTCCTGCTGCACTCAATTTTTTGat GTATGCTACATTTTTTAATCGTAATGCAGTTAATATAGTAGAGAAGTTCTTATCAGTCGGAGTAAACGTAGCAGGTAATCAAGCATTTGTTGGAAAACTTGACCAGCTTCCAATCCCAAAAGGGTATGTGGGGAGAACATTCATGGAACTCTTCGTAGAGGTTTTGCAAGAATATATTCTTGTATTGGGCCTTCACAGGCCAGCAGGGACACACAACTCGATTGTTTCATATGTCTATACCAATCCACGACCTGAGGAGATATTGGTAGTGGGAGATTTAATGTTTGTGATAAAGCCATAG